ACCTGCCCATGGCCTGGATCGGGGATTCCATCTATTCTTTAGCCATGCTTTTAGATATCGGGTTTACCATCAACTGTCCGGAGGCGGCAACAACGGTCATGCGTGATATGCGCGAGGTAGGCCCTACCGTCATCTTCTGCCCACCTCGGATCTGGGAGAACATTCTGACTACCGTTCGGGTCAAGATGGAAGATGCCGCCTGGATTAAACAGAAGATGTTCAACTTTTTTATTAATAATGTGGCCCAGCGGGTGTCCACCCATCAATTAAAACAGCAGGCCATCCCCTTTAGCCTTCGCCTTCTTTATGCCCTCGGAGAGTTCTTCGTTTATGGCCCTCTCAGGGACAATCTGGGGATGAGAAAGATACGCTATGCCTATACGGCGGGGGCTGCCCTCGGCCCGGAAGTGTTCCAGTTTTACAGATCCATCGGGGTGAATTTAAAGCAAGTCTACGGTCTAACCGAGACCAGCGCGATGTGCACGTACCAGCCCGACGATGAGGTCAAATTGGAGACTGTGGGGATACCTTGCCCTGGGACCGAAATCAAGATCAGCGAGGGGGGAGAAGTCCTCATCAAGGGCCCGGGGGTTTTTCAGGGTTATTATAAAAACCCAGAGGCGTCTTCCGAAGCCTTGAAGGATGGGTGGTTACACACTGGAGATGCCGGAATCATCGATAAAGACAACCACCTGATCATCATCGACCGGGCCAAGGACGTGAGCACCCTGGCCAATGGCACCATCTTCGCCCCGCAGTTCATAGAGAACAAGCTAAAGTTCAGCCCCTACATCAGGGAAGTTGTAACGTTGGGGCAAGGCCAGGAATATGTGACGGCCATGATCAATATCGATATGGAGAGCGTTGGCAACTGGTCGGAAAAAAGAAATATTGGATATACATCCTATGCCGACCTCTCCCAAAAGCCGGAAGTCTATGAGCTGATCTCTCAGGAAGTAAAAAAAGTCAATGCCAGCTTGAACAGGGAGGAACAGCTCCGGGGTGCCCAGATTAAGCGCTTCTTGATCCTGCACAAGGAATTGGACCCTGACGACGCCGAAATCACCCGGACCCGCAAGATTCGCCGAAGTTTCATTGCCCAGAAATACGCGGATATCATCGATGCCCTTTATTCCGGCAAAGAAGGGTTGGATGTAGAGACTAAGATCACCTATGAAGATGGGCGAACGGCAAGCATCCGCGCTTTTTTAAAGATCCGCGATGTGGAAATCTTTGAGGAAAAAGTCATATCATTCTAAGCATTCAGGAGACATGAGTGATGAATGAAAACACCCGTCATCCCATGCTCTGCGTTGAAGATGTCCACATTAGCTTTGGCGTTTTGAAGGCGTTGAACGGAGTGAGCCTGGAGATTCATAAGGGGGAGATCCTGGCCATTATCGGGCCCAATGGGGCAGGAAAAACTTCCTTGGTTAACGTTATTAATGGAGTATATCATCCATCGCGGGGCCATATTTTTTTTGAGGACAAGGACCTAACCACTCTGTCTCACCACCACATTGCCTCCTTGGGGATTGCCCGGACCTTTCAAAACGTGGCTCTCTTCAAAGGGATGACAGTTCTGGATAACATCATGGTAGGCAGAAACCTGAAAATGGGCTCCAATTTCTTTTCCCAGGGAATTTACTGGGGTTTTGCTCAAAAAGAAGAAATTCGGCACCGGCAAGTAGTGGAACGGGTCATTGATTGGCTGGAGATCGAACACATTCGCAAAACGCCCGCAGGCATGCTTCCTTATGGACTCCAGAAGAGGGTCGAGCTGGGCCGGGCTTTAGCTGCCGAGCCCAAGCTTCTTCTCTTAGATGAACCCATGGCCGGGATGAACCTGGAGGAAAAGGAAGATATTGCCCGCTTCATTCTGGATGCCAACGAAGAGTTGGAGACCACAATTGCCCTGATAGAGCACGATATGGGGGTGGTAATGGACATCTCCGATCGGGTGGTGGTTCTTGATTACGGGGACAAAATTGGGGAAGGCACACCGGAGGAGATTCGAAATAATGAAAAGGTCATCAAAGCCTATCTCGGAACCTCGGCGTAAAAGTGAAGAGTAAGGAAGCGTAAGAAGGAGGGTACGTTGTGATATTCGCAATAGAGGTGGCCATTGGTGGACTTCTCGTCGGAGTGATGTATTCTTTAGTGGCCCTGGGGTTTGTCCTGATCTACAAGTCTTCTGGCGTCTTCAACTTCGCCCAGGGAGATATGACCCTCCTTGCCGCCTTGGCCTTGGTGGGTTTCCTCACTATCTTTCCTTTATGGCTTGCCATTCTTGCCGTCCTGGTCCTAATGATTGCGCTGGCCATCGCCATTGAGGCAATTGTGCTTCGTCCTCTGGTAGCCCGCCCCCCCCTTGCTCTCTTTATGGCCACGATAGGACTGGGATTCCTTCTGCAAGGGATAGGCCAGGGGATTTGGGGTACAGACCCGAAGGGGCTTAATATTGGAATTTCTGACATCCCTTTTGAGGTCAAGGGATTGATGATCAGTCAATTTGATCTGGTGGGGGCGGCTCTATCTGGTGCATTGGTTTTCGGTTTGGTTTGGTTTTTTCAAAAGTCCAGGACGGGCCGCGCGCTGAGGGCTGTTTCTGATGACCATGAAGCAGCACTCTCCGTGGGCATTCCTCTTAATAAAGCCTGGGCCATTACCTGGGCCATCTCCGGAGTGGTTGCCTTGGTTGCAGGCATCATGTGGGGCAGCCGCCTCGGAGTGCAGTTCAGCCTCTCGCTGATTGCCCTGA
This is a stretch of genomic DNA from Deltaproteobacteria bacterium. It encodes these proteins:
- a CDS encoding AMP-binding protein, coding for MGNGHGTIPQILMDDAKKYGKGKIAIREKDLGIWQSYSWADYYENTKKFALGLASLGFQRGDRLSVIGDNRPQLYWAQMAALCLGGIPVPLYQDAIEKELEYIIEHSEAKFVVAEDQEQVDKMLALKAKVSRMEMIIYDDPRGMRHYNQPFIKSFTEVQALGLNFEKDRPDFFEQEVQKGKGEDTALIAYTSGTTGNPKGVVLTHSNLLTNVRLISKAEEYRDSDQVMAYLPMAWIGDSIYSLAMLLDIGFTINCPEAATTVMRDMREVGPTVIFCPPRIWENILTTVRVKMEDAAWIKQKMFNFFINNVAQRVSTHQLKQQAIPFSLRLLYALGEFFVYGPLRDNLGMRKIRYAYTAGAALGPEVFQFYRSIGVNLKQVYGLTETSAMCTYQPDDEVKLETVGIPCPGTEIKISEGGEVLIKGPGVFQGYYKNPEASSEALKDGWLHTGDAGIIDKDNHLIIIDRAKDVSTLANGTIFAPQFIENKLKFSPYIREVVTLGQGQEYVTAMINIDMESVGNWSEKRNIGYTSYADLSQKPEVYELISQEVKKVNASLNREEQLRGAQIKRFLILHKELDPDDAEITRTRKIRRSFIAQKYADIIDALYSGKEGLDVETKITYEDGRTASIRAFLKIRDVEIFEEKVISF
- a CDS encoding ABC transporter ATP-binding protein, giving the protein MNENTRHPMLCVEDVHISFGVLKALNGVSLEIHKGEILAIIGPNGAGKTSLVNVINGVYHPSRGHIFFEDKDLTTLSHHHIASLGIARTFQNVALFKGMTVLDNIMVGRNLKMGSNFFSQGIYWGFAQKEEIRHRQVVERVIDWLEIEHIRKTPAGMLPYGLQKRVELGRALAAEPKLLLLDEPMAGMNLEEKEDIARFILDANEELETTIALIEHDMGVVMDISDRVVVLDYGDKIGEGTPEEIRNNEKVIKAYLGTSA
- a CDS encoding branched-chain amino acid ABC transporter permease; the encoded protein is MIFAIEVAIGGLLVGVMYSLVALGFVLIYKSSGVFNFAQGDMTLLAALALVGFLTIFPLWLAILAVLVLMIALAIAIEAIVLRPLVARPPLALFMATIGLGFLLQGIGQGIWGTDPKGLNIGISDIPFEVKGLMISQFDLVGAALSGALVFGLVWFFQKSRTGRALRAVSDDHEAALSVGIPLNKAWAITWAISGVVALVAGIMWGSRLGVQFSLSLIALKALPVLILGGIDSIPGAIIAGLVVGASENLAEVFLGPYVGGGIQTFFPYLLALLVLWFKPYGMFGREIIERV